The region CCCTTCGACAGTTTTCCCACCACAGCTACATTGACCTGAACCAATCTGAAAGGCATTGCACATTATCAGTAGCAGCCTTCAGTACAGTCAAAAAGTCCAACTAGATGGTTAGATAATACTAGCACATATGCCACATCATAGATAGCGAATACCAGACTAATACAAATTGAGCGCTGGTAAATCCTAATAGAGCCTATAAATATCTTAATTCAGAAAGACAGATCCTAAGAGTAACATATGTACATGACTAGTATGAGCAGCGAACATAATCAAAATTTAACTAAATATTAACATCAATAAGAGAGATGCTGAATACAAATTTGAATGAAGATAGGGGACATACAACTCAATTTTGATAGTTAAATGAACTAtgtaaaatgaaaaacaaaatagaCATATCTTTTGTTAGACAACAAAATAATACAATTCTCTTGTTAAAGTTAGAACCCCGGGTTATGATCCACACAAAATTTGGGCATCATCCTGCTACTTAATATTTGCTTCAGATTTAGGCTACTCATATGTTTCAGAACTATATCTACAGCAACTACCAAAAAATGCTAAATGAAATATTTCAGAAGTCAAGAGAGTTTACATTTGGGAAATATGTTTCTCCTCCCTCAACATTGTCACTTAAATACATAAGCATTGTAGCTATTCGCTGCCCACCACGCTTCAAGTTGAACTGTCTCGAAAAAGAAAGGCACAGAGGGTCGCAGATAGTTACATGGAAGACACTAAGGCAATTCTCAAGCTTACTATATAAAGAAATAGCAAAGAGAGGAATACAACTTACAGTATCAGCAAAATAGTCATGATGAGGTTTGTAGTACTGATTCTTCTCATACCTGTACTGCTGCAGATGTTAACCTTGGTGCTAGCAAAACTCATCTTGTTAACATAAAGGAATAAGTCATATCCTCACCTAAGGACTTGCATAAGCTCTCCATTTTCAATTGGTACTTGTGAATAGACAGAAATTCTTTTTTCAATGGCCTAGATGAGTAAGGTGAACATATTTTATCAGACTTTACAGACAATGCTATCCACAATATAATAAACGTATCATGAAAACAAATTGGGTCAAAAACATTAATTTAAGGTTTTCAAGGAAACTAAATATATTTGTTACAACGATACTGAGTAAAAGATAACACACACGTACTAAATCAAATTTAATATGACTAATTGATGCAGGGCACACTAGCATCAAGAAAACATGAACTTAAATATCAAATCAACTCAGTGAtttggttttattttattttctggtGGATTGCATTATCTTACAAGGTTACTAGATCACTATTATTAAGGGTTGGTAACCTTAACAAgttgttatttaattttgaacTTCATTCCTAAGGGTGATTTAGTAATTTTGACATCAACTGGAATGGGGTTCAGGCATATGATTTGTTGGATTTTCTTTTGATTTGTAAGTTTAAATTATCATATTAATAATAAGTAATTTAGAATCTCAATCCTTTCAAAACTAGGATTCTATTGCTAATTCTTGAAGGATATGTTACAGAAAGAAGGTACATTTAAACAGTTAGGGCTGACCCAATAAATACCAACAATTAAAGTAAATTATAATgagaatttttaaattaattaaaataagacGAGAGGTCTATATTTAGGAGATGAGAGTCTTATTTCTTAGGGGGGGAATTTTAATTTTCTGCTTGGACCGCCCCTAAGAGTGtagtatttaaataaaacttgaGGTCTTGAGGAGAAGGGGAAGAGATGAAGAGCCTGGTTGTCAGTGATTACTACCTAAAGGACCATAGGTGTGGGCGTGTGGCAGTGGCACAATGTTTCAAAAATCAAACAGCTCACTAATAACTACCCACCAAGGGTTCTTCCTGAACTGACTCGTTTTATGCAAAATGGATTCTTAGTGTTTGTCAGGCCAAAAAAACTGTCTAACTTTATTATCAAATCAGCTGGTACAGTTCAGGTTTTCAACACTGGTTTGATGACAAATTGAACATAGAGACAACACAAAAGAGCCAAGAGAAACGAAACTCGATAACTTACATGTACCATAGGGTATTTTCTTTCTTCAGGAGTCAAAAACATACCAGAGCTTGTCCTGACATCACTCTTGATTCCCTGTGGAAGACAGAAATGTCATCGTGATTTGTGAAGAAATACATGTTTATAAATGCAAATGACCCCACTTGCTACTAGTGTGCTACATCTCCATGTTTTCTTTGATAtggatttcattttcattttagtCTATTTATGCAGTACAGAAAACATCTGACTGTAGTTGCTTGACCATGTTGGAAGaggcaaaatcaattttactaCTTTCTCATGATTAGCTCAAAATTATCTGAATGACCTCAAAATAAAACTGTGCTTTGGTTTATAGAAGCTCTGATGCCAGTTGATAGAAACTGGATCAGATAGAGCACACAAATGGAGTGGTTACTACTGAAACAACTCACTCTACAAGAGTGCAATGCCTACTGGTATTCGAGAAATAACACTCTCCACAAAACACCTTGGTTCAACCAATTGCCCTACCTATTACCCTCTCCCCACTATTTATAGCCCCTCCTCACTCATTCTCTGGCCTACTCCCTTTAACTAACTATTCTACCAACTAACTAACCATAACAACTACCAGCTAGTTTGTTACAATAACAGCCTCTATCAGGGGTAATGATCCCCTACTTTCTGCTATTTCTCCTCTTCTAGACTCTCCTCATGAGATCTATTCCTATCATAACATCTATTGATGGCCATGACCAGTAAAAATGAATTTCCAACAGAAAATAAAACTGTAAATGTACCTTTCCAGTCTTAGTATCCACTACTGTTGAAATTTGCAGGCGAGGGAGGGCTATAGCCCTTAGATAATCACATTCCTGTAAAGATAAATTATTTTGAGTACACGCCTGAGAAGTTTTTATTAAGCATCAGAACATTTTTAAACTAGTGTTAGCTGCCAGTATTAGATTTGTGGCTTTTTCAGTGCTGCATAGGAAAATTTGATATGTGGCTAACAAGTAAATCTCATGATGAAAGGACATACCTCTGGGCTGAGGAAGTTATGCAGTAAAATAATTCGCGGAGACCAGCTAAGCACTTGAGGTTTGACCTAAACGAAAGATTGAGGATGTGAGCAGAATAAtcataaaaaattgaagaatgaaaagcAGCAGTTATATGAGAAGGGTTGAAAGACATACATATCCAAGGCGTAAAATTTGTGCTTCCTTGTCATTATTCCAATAAGGAATACCTGAAAATGATAAAGAAATTGGATTGTAGGGATAGAGATCAGCTGTTGTAATGTAAATGTAAATGTAAATGTAAtcgaaacaaaacaaaaatatatgacTGACCTCTGGGCAGCTGAAGATGAGCATTACTCTCAAGGCCACGCAAGCTTCTATACGGCAGAGACTCGGTGCCTAAACAGACAgagtatgaatgaatgaatgtgaTACTGATAATATATATAAAGCAAAGAAAAAGAGCGCAAGTGGCTTTATACTTCCTACCATATGAGTCTTGTTCCAATTTTCGTATGAATGCCAATTGAGAGAGAGCACCTGTAATTAATTGAATGATTAGGTTTGGGAGATCGTGATGAATGTGAATGCAAAGAGTgaggaaatatatatatattatttaccAATAATCATTCCGACGGTGACGAATGTGAGAAGTCCGAAGACGATCTTCATCGCCGGCGCCATGGAAACCAAACAAGCCAAGCCAGTCAAACGACAACAAACGCAATCGAATCGTCAGTCAATTCTCCAAACAAATCAGGAcaaaataaacaacaacaacGCTCCTTCTTTGTTTTTATACTGTCACTGTCTGCCTTGCCTCTCGATTATTAGGATAGGACTCAATTTAAATTATTCATTGCAAATTTCTTGCATTACACTTGCTCCCTcaacttttttttctcttttttttgttttaaaaaattaaataattaatataaacaaATAGGCCTCCATACATGACAAATATTTCTAATACGTGATAATTAGTTTCTTATGTGAGACAAAAATAGAAAAGTCTCGAGCATTAAGGGTTCTCGAGGGCTTTCCATAATTGGTAGCGCCATCAACTATGCTTTACTCATGCGGCCTTCCACAGTGGTGTCATAGCTTATCTTTCAGTCGTCTCGATCATTTTCCGTCTCAAGCCTCTTAAGGCGTGGTGAAGATTAATGTTGATGCGTCAATGTTTTAAGACAATCTTGTCCGTTTTGACTTCATAGCATGTGATTGCAATGGTGAGGTTCTTGCAGCGGCTACTTTGTTTTGACCATGTTTTAGTTGAAGCCCTTTGCTTTAGATGGCCTCTTTCTCTTGCAGCTTCCCCTGCTTCAAGCATACTAATTTGAGACTAACTACTTGCTTCATTTTGAAGCCTATAAAGTTCCATGTGGATGAAAACTCTTACCTCTCTTTAGTTTAGCTTGATGTATCAGCTTCTGAGCCAACTACTTCTTCTTAATGCATGATGtgcaatttataaaaaaaaacattaaggGTTCATTTGGTGGGTAGGATAATGCAATAACATCTTCTTGCAATTATTTATTTGTTGTGTCAGCATGATAGGATAAGGCAACTATGTCCTTTATCTTATTTGTAAATTTTATCCTTAAAGGGAGTTGGGTTATAACTTATTAACGCAtgagtttttttattcattttttggtAACCCTAACCGCAATACAAATTCTTTTgagattcaatttttttataatttgtaatttattgattttattaACTGTCAATTCTTTTTGTTTTACTATAATGTTAGAATGATTTAGTTATATGaagttaattaaaaatgaaCTAGCTTATAAGTGGTGAAAATATTGGTCTTACTCACATAAAAATACGTATTTTTTCCCTTATCACTTTCGACTAATTCATATTTTTTCATTACATATACCGTGATagtaaaattataaactaaCTATTCACTAACACCAATATAGATTGTTCACTTATTAATATTGAtgttttaatagtttttttaaaatattattaatagttAGCATGGATTAATTTTCTCTTATCATTAATTACTTAAACCTATTTATGTACTtatataattacttatttcaGTTAATCATAAAATACATAGACTcgtttataaaaataaaaaataatatattaattaacttttaaaattattaattgaagacattttaattaaatattatataatttcatTGTTTGTGTCATATCTCATCATTATCTTATCCACCTCAACCACTAGATAAGATCAAAATCTatcatgctcttatcatatTTTGCCCATATCTAAATCTCTATCATATGTTTCTCTTATTATATTTTAATCACCAAACGAGCCAAATGTATAAATAAatagttaatattaaaatatattcgGCAATGGTTAATCTAAAACTTTTATTGATTTCTCAAGTATTTACATAATTAACAGTTATGAGACTAATCCCCTCAAATCTCATATATCAATTAAGTGGATAATTTTCTTCTAACAAATTGTTTTCCGTACGGGGAATGAAACTTTCAATCTAAAacttataataatttaaatattaatatatatatatacatgtatatgtgtgtgtatatataaccTTGACATCACTTTTTGGCTTGAATTGAGCATTAAAagttatattaaataattaatattataaatatctattcggttttggtcaataaaataaaataatatataatattttataaaacatataatataatataatgtaTTATAATATAATACAATATAATATAAGATATATAACTATTtaaatatcaacatatatatatatatatgtagatTTATATTAATCGATATAAAAATTAGTTTTTGGGGCTTTTCAGTGTTATGTTTAAAGCACTAAAAGACAAAATTAGAGGGAATGGGTAGTTCACTATGTAAGTTAAGGGAAATAAAGTGCATTGAAGAGTGAAAGACTAGGATTCAAAcctgaataaattaattaataattactaacaactaacatttacctattaAAATgaactgaaaaacaaaattaaaaaaaatggagtaaaaaaatgaataagtAATAAACGTTAgaataagaaaaattaaaatgactAATAACATGTAAATCAAGTAAAGATAAGACTAATGTTATTAAGAGCCATACTTGGTGAGCTAAGATGAATGAAGAGATTTGTAGGGTGAAGAGTTAGGGTTCAAATCctaacaaatgaacaaatttactaaaaattaacaactaacatttatctataaaaaaatgaagagtCAGGACAAAAAGAATGAATGTGTGAATCTCAAGTTTGTTTCCTTTTTTCATAAGGTGTCTTTTGGAGGTTCTTTGTTTACATTATTTGAATAAAATAGTGAATATAAAAATAGAATATAAATAATTGATAAACATGGAGTTAAAATTGAtccaaatatatatttttaaattgtgAAGCAATGGCCTGAGCGGTCTGGTTTGTAAAATAGAAGAGGATCGAAATGGTTGGTTGGGAATGGGAATGGGAATGGGAATGGGAATGGGAATGGGAGGGTGAGAAGAGTAATttggaataaataaataaataaatagtgaAACCAGAAACGATTTTCCCGTTTATGCGAGGGAGGGAGAGGCCATTCTCATTGTCAGAcctcaaacaaacaaacaaacaatcaAACAATCAATCATCCCACCCAAAATGATATTGCATTCTCCACACTTGGCGGCCGTCGTCCTTCTCTTCCTCGCGTTTGCCGCGGCCGCCGAGGATGATTCCTGCAATCACACCGTGCAATTggtaatttatttttgaaatgtgAATGAATGATAGTATATTGATCATGGATTCTATTCTATTCTATTCTGTGGAACTTGAATTGCATTTTCATTTTGAATTCCTTCAGGTCAAGGTCAAGAACTGGGTTGATGGCAAGGAAGGTGACATGTTCAATGCCATGTCTGCAACATTTGGCTCTTATTTGCCTCAGAAACCCGACCAAACTGTCACCGCTCCTGCCCTTTTTCCTAATCCTACAGACTGCTGTTCCCCTTCAACTTCAAaggtataaataaataaataaataaataaatacattaacacaataaataaataaatactattACTATGTCTTATCTTATTTATCAAAATAACCACCTTATTCTATTTTTCCAGTTATCAGGATCAGTTGCTCTTTGTCAACGGGGTACTTGTGACTTCACAGCTAAAGCTGCATCCGTGCAGTCAGGAGGTGCTACTGCCATGATCATGATAAATGAGTCAGAAGATTTATTTGAGATGGAGTGCTCCAACACCACTAGGGAAAATATTTCAATTCCAGTTGTCATGATAACAAAGTCAGCGGGAGAAGCTTTCAACAATTTTTTCAAGTCTGGAACGAGAGTGCAAGTTTTGCTATATGCTCCAACACGCCCAGTTGTAGACTTCTCAGTTGCATTTTTGTGGTTCATGGCTGTTGGAACAGTTATATGCGCTTCACTATGGTCAGATATAACTGCTGCTCCTGATCATTTTGATTCTCCTAAGGTGCAACCTATACCTGTCTTCAACTTTATCATACATGCTTAAATCTGTtcttatttacttttttttaattagctGCTGAGCATTTCAGTCAGTTAACTATTACAAGTTAGAATGGTGCTATggagcaagtcttcttctgttcaTTTTGTTTACTGAAattttagttcattttttaATACATCTTCATATGCAAATTAGTTTATACATGTTAAGTTTCTTGTCTTTTGATAGGGATCTTCCAGGGATGAAACAGTGAAAGATGATTCTGATAATGAAATTATCAACATAGATGTAAAGGGTGCCATCATCTTTGTCATTACGGCATCCACTTTCCTTGTGCTACTGTTCTTCTTCATGTCATCTTGGTTTATTTGGGTGCTCATTATACTTTTCTGCATTGGCGGTGTTGAGGTAAGGTAGCTAGTTTTAATGAATTTTACTCCTAAGAGAACAAATATCAGCACAATCACTATCATAAACATACACAACTAAAATAATATAATCCACACAAGATTACTGATAGAAATGGGATGTCATAACTCATAACTACTCACCAGTAAGTTAAAGTCCGCATCTAAGTCTAAGACTATACATGCTCAATCCAATTATTTGGAAACTGCTTTAACCCATAACTGATTTGCCTTCTATTCAAAACTCTCCTTCTGCAATACAACCAGGCAATGGCTCCACACGTGCCAGCAAACAACCATAAAAAACACATCTAATTGTGATAAGGCCAGTGGTGAGTGACATCTGAGGTAATAAATAGGTGAACAAAGCAAGATTAAAAGGAAGTAGAAAAGTCTCAAGCAGTCTCCTCCATAAGTTCGCACATAGCCAAACCAGGCTTTTATGCAGGCAATGGACCCATCCAGATTTACTTCCATTGTATAAACCTGTTTATTCGCTCGTGCTTGAATATTGCTGTTTGACATTCACAGAGATTGGAAAACTTCACTACTTCTTGAGTCTGTTTCCTGTtgtatcattttttattttcacttgAAGGATATTTTGTCTGGCCCCTGGATTTACTTTTCCACCTTTATTAAAATCACATCAGACCgtacttattctatttttttttctaacttgTAAGCTGATCTATTTGAAACCTTGATACATGTAAACTGATGACAGGCATTTGGGTTTTGGTTTTTCTTAATTGCTTTAAATTCCTCTTTCCATTAATTGAAGTGTGCTTTCACTTTCAGGGGATGCACAATTGTATTGTAGGCCTCACTTTAAGGTACAATAAGTGTCTtatttcttctaataaaaaatgaaactaGTGTTCTTTCTTCATGTTATGTGTCAAATATCTCAATtctcatttatttttcaaatatatgAGCAGAAAATGTCCAAATTGTGGTCAGAAGACAGTGAATTTTCCTTTGTTTGGAGAGGTTTCTGTTTTCTCACTAGCTGTGTTAATATTTTGTTTGGCATTTGCCGTAATATGGGCTGCTACTCGGAAGGGATCATTTTCATGGTTTGGCCAAGATGTTCTTGTAAGTTTCAGTTTCTAGTACCTGTGCAGTAGGTCTTTTGATTATCATTGCAGTTTCTTAATTAAAGCTTTAGAACAGTGAGGCAAACGTTCCAAAGTGTTGTTCATGATGCTTACTATATAAGGTTCAGTCTCTTTTCTGGAAAGTTGTCATTGAATACTAATTCTGATTTGAGGAGCTTAGATGAACACGGGACATTGGTTTTAGGAGTAAAGGCAGAAGTTTCACTGCTTTCTAGTTCTAGGTCTGCCTGTGTTCATTAAGCTTTTGCATGCATTTAACTGCACCCACTTATCTACACATATACTGATATACACACAATCGTATGGACCGTGCATTGTCAAGGACAAAACTGCTATTTTGTTTGATTCCATATAGAGCTTCTGCAGCATTTTACTGAAAAGCAGTTTATTGTCTCAATTATTTCTTATTATTCATGGCTGATTAGCTGTTTAATTAATCTTCTATTGATGTGATTCCCTTGAAATATGACTTTACTTCTTGACAGGGCATCTGTTTGATGATAACAGTCTTGCAATTGGCTCGATTGCCTAATATTAAGGTTACCTGAATGGGTTCCTTTTGTTTATAATAATTGTTCCTTTACTTATTCTGTTTCGATATTTATCATAACTTTTCTGATAATTGGTTTATGCATTTGATATCCTAGGTTGCAACTGTACTCCTTTGTTGTGCATTTGTATATGATATATTTTGGGTATTCATATCTCCAGTGATATTCCAAAAGAGTGTAATGATCACGGTAAGTCTTATCTTTTGATAGTATTAGTTCATTGCAGTTTGGATCTCAAATATAATTCTCAAATCATATACCCCAACTCATACTGTTCATTTCctttctaatattttttatttcttttgttttggttCTCTTGTCACAAAATTCATTTAGTATTTGTCACTCATTCATCTTTTTTATAAATACCTagattatttctttttctttttcattaccGTTGCTGAGTCGAACTTCTTATATTTCTTTCTAAATGTGCCTTGTGTTTTCTCTCTCTGACAGAAGTTATTTATTAGACCTAAGAAAAAAGGTGTCTATAATTGCGGGTTTTCTGTTCTAGGTTGCTCGCGGTGACAAGGCTGGTGGTGAAGCAATTCCTATGCTTTTGAGATTTCCCCGTCCTTCTGATCCTTGGGGTGGCTATGATATGATTGGATTTGGAGATATTCTCTTTCCTGGTTTACTTGTTTCCTTTACTCGTAGGTATTGAATTCCTTGTTTAGTAACAACTTAGATAAATGGAAGATTTATAAAGTTGAAAATAAATGCACTAATAGCTTTGAATAGAATAAAATTCAATGCATATTTGTAATGATAAGCATGGGACCTTTCCATATTTTTAGTTTGGTAAATACTTTCCTTTTGATTTTAAAGCTTCATTACTGGGTAATTTTTCTTTGCCTTAATATCTATAGAACTGGGAGATCTACTACTTGGTTTAAGTTACTTCACTTGTGACTGAGCATATGAAATAGATGCActagtttgagttttgacaaaTATCTTTCATGAAATTGAGTACCCGGCCAGTAATGCTCTGAATGTTTTTACATGTGTCAGTGATAATGATAATAAAAATGACAATGTGAACTTTTCTTCCATGTCTCTATTGTACATGGAAATGTGCATGCAATATAAAAGGGGGCTATGGTTGGGATAGCAGTATCTAGCTGGAACAGAGGATAAAGTCTAAAAATATCTAATTCTTTTCATGCAGCACACATTTGTTTTGTCTTTAAATTTGTTTCACCTTAAAAAAATTCCTAAGTCagggaaaaatgaaaatgaatgtTCTATGGAGTGAGTTAAAGTAATTGGATTGAATGTTAGCTGTTATATTTGCTTGCTCTGTGAGCATGGAAATGCTATGCTCTTGTCCATGACAACGTGAAAATAAATGATGATACCAAGTTTTGATTTCTCTAACATACAACACTAGTTTTCTATGTGCCACTGACATTGATAGTTGATATTACAAGACCTGACACCACAGTAGGATGTGCAATGCTGTGAAGAAGGTGCTGCTGTTAGTTTATTTTTGGGAGATAAGAGATGAAAGGAGAAATATTAGTTTAGAAAAGTGAAGAGAAAATAATTAAGTACCTAAGAAAAGGATCAATGCAAATCAGAACAAAATATAAAAGCACGTCTCAGCAAAGCTTGTGAGTCTTTTTTAACGTCTAGAAGAGGCCAAGAGGAGCAAGAAAACCACTGCCTCTCCAGATTGGTTTAGGGCTTAGGAATGAGTTACTTGAGTGTGGACTATATAAATGTAAGACCTATATACttattgccttaaggttttgggtctAAGATGTGATGTCACCCCCACTAAATGCTTCTACTTGAGGGGGAGCTTACCAATGTTGGAACTCACACTTGAGAGATAGAATAATTCAAGTTTGAGTGATGAATTCTTATATTGGTTAGGAGTGGATTAAGTGAGGACTATGATCCATGTACTTATTGCCTCAAGATTTTGTAAAGTATCAATGATGAAACCTCATATTGGTTAGGAATGAATTGAGGGCTAAATAAGTGTAAAACTCGCGTTCTCATTGAGCGAGGATTATATAAGACTCATATTTATAGCCTTGAAAAGGTTTTAGCTCAAAGTTGTGGTTTCCTAGCTATAGCATAAAATTGTCCTTTAAAACTCTGATGAACTCCATAGTGTGCGTTTGACATATTTAGTTTTTGATGTATGTGTTATGGCTTTTCTCAGATTCGACAAAGATAACGACAAGGGGGTCTTAAACGGTTATTTTCTTTACTTGGTAATTGGCTATGGCATCGGTAAGTTCTTTTGCAATATGTGTATTGATAACTACTTCCTCAGTTTCGAAATAGTTGTCATTTTAGATGTTTTGGTTTGTTTCAAATTATCTGTTCTAGGTATTAATTACTTTGCGCTTCCTTGAAATTCAGAATGATTAATAAATATTGAGAAATGCTAGTAACACACTCTTTTGAGCACTTTCTCTAGCACACTTTATGTGATTGGTTTATTTCTTGAAAAGTcaacacattttttaaaaagtgagaCAAAATGTgttgacttttcaaaaaaataaatctaTCACATGATGTGTGTAGGAGAAAGTGTTCAAAAGAGTGTGTTTGTTGCACTCATAATTATTTCAAGGGTTTTTGCTATGCGTGTTTTAGAAGCATTTGATACAGTATATTAAATACTCTTACTTGAaataaatacattaaattatttttcttttcattataatatttgctttcattttcattaaataGTTTGTACTTTTGTTTCTTTAATCAGTGATTAAAGGGCACTCAGTCAGGATCTGTCTCTTTTCATTACTTATGTGAAACCTTAAACGAGAACTTTTCAATGTTAATTTCCCTCCTAGCAGAGGAAAAATTGTCTGAAAATGAGTTTCATTCGTTTCCTTGTAGTATAAATTTAATTCTAACCATTGGTTGATTAGAGTTGCTAAGAACAGCCTTATTCTATTAACCTAACGCTTGAATATGCAATAACCCACTGCTTAAGAACTGAAGCAGATATTCATGATGTCTAGTCCGTGCTAGATGATGTGTATGTTGAACTATGCTACTTGTGTTAACAGTATCCACAATGTCTTGGGTCAATTTATGGCCTTTTGCATCTTGATTAGTCATTTAGTTGAAATTGTTTTAGATTTAAAGATATCATTTCTTAAGGTCCTTCCTCAGAGGATGGTTTCCTGTTTCAGGCCTCTGCTTCACATATTTGGGGCTATATATGATGAACGGTCATGGACAACCTGCCCTGCTCTACCTTGTTCCATGTACACTAGGTAACTAGTTTTGTGATTTGGATTACATTAACGGATCAATGGTTCCTTATCATTTTAGCTTGTGTCATGCCCTCTCATATTTAAATCCACAGGAGTTGCTGTGATATTGGGATGCATAAGAGGGGAGTTGAAGAAACTTTGGGGTTATAACGAAGACCCGTCATCCAGTCCTGAAGTTTAAATCAGTAAGCTGTTCAAAACAATTGGGGAATGATCTTAGATACATCAACACAATGCTTTGGAAAGATAGCAGGTGTACAGGCGACTCTCCTTGGGCCTCCATG is a window of Lotus japonicus ecotype B-129 chromosome 5, LjGifu_v1.2 DNA encoding:
- the LOC130721337 gene encoding prolyl 4-hydroxylase 1; this encodes MAPAMKIVFGLLTFVTVGMIIGALSQLAFIRKLEQDSYGTESLPYRSLRGLESNAHLQLPRGIPYWNNDKEAQILRLGYVKPQVLSWSPRIILLHNFLSPEECDYLRAIALPRLQISTVVDTKTGKGIKSDVRTSSGMFLTPEERKYPMVHAIEKRISVYSQVPIENGELMQVLRYEKNQYYKPHHDYFADTFNLKRGGQRIATMLMYLSDNVEGGETYFPNIGSGQCSCGGKTVEGLSVKPTKGNAVLFWSMGLDGQSDPLSVHGGCEVLAGEKWSATKWMRQKAHQ
- the LOC130721336 gene encoding signal peptide peptidase-like 3, with the protein product MILHSPHLAAVVLLFLAFAAAAEDDSCNHTVQLVKVKNWVDGKEGDMFNAMSATFGSYLPQKPDQTVTAPALFPNPTDCCSPSTSKLSGSVALCQRGTCDFTAKAASVQSGGATAMIMINESEDLFEMECSNTTRENISIPVVMITKSAGEAFNNFFKSGTRVQVLLYAPTRPVVDFSVAFLWFMAVGTVICASLWSDITAAPDHFDSPKGSSRDETVKDDSDNEIINIDVKGAIIFVITASTFLVLLFFFMSSWFIWVLIILFCIGGVEGMHNCIVGLTLRKCPNCGQKTVNFPLFGEVSVFSLAVLIFCLAFAVIWAATRKGSFSWFGQDVLGICLMITVLQLARLPNIKVATVLLCCAFVYDIFWVFISPVIFQKSVMITVARGDKAGGEAIPMLLRFPRPSDPWGGYDMIGFGDILFPGLLVSFTRRFDKDNDKGVLNGYFLYLVIGYGIGLCFTYLGLYMMNGHGQPALLYLVPCTLGVAVILGCIRGELKKLWGYNEDPSSSPEV